In a genomic window of Alcanivorax sp.:
- a CDS encoding IscS subfamily cysteine desulfurase, which translates to MSQAVYLDYAATTPVDPAVVDVMVRHLGPEGTFANPASRSHLYGWLAEEAVESARRQVADLLQADPREIVWTSGATEANNLVIKGVIEARGGGHVITSATEHKAVLDACGWLEKQGHPVTYLKPAADGRIDPQSVAEALREDTVLVSVMHANNETGVINDIAAIGALCRDKGVLFHTDAAQSVGKLDLNVQAMPVDMVSVCAHKIYGPKGIGALYVRRSPDVKVAAQIHGGGHERGMRSGTLPTHQIVGMGEAFALAARVRDEEGPRIAGLRDRLWQGISQLEGVSINGDGAPRLPGHLNVAFAGVDGEMLLTALNQAAVSSGSACTSASLEPSYVLKAMGVADELAHGSIRFSVGRFTSESDIDRVIENVTEVIQRLRNVAS; encoded by the coding sequence ATGAGCCAAGCCGTTTACCTCGACTACGCGGCAACCACCCCGGTAGACCCGGCGGTGGTTGATGTGATGGTCCGTCATCTCGGTCCCGAAGGGACGTTTGCCAACCCGGCCTCACGCAGCCATCTGTATGGCTGGTTGGCGGAAGAGGCGGTGGAATCCGCCCGCCGTCAGGTGGCGGATCTGCTGCAGGCGGACCCACGGGAGATTGTCTGGACCAGCGGTGCCACCGAGGCCAACAACCTGGTCATCAAAGGTGTGATTGAAGCCCGTGGCGGCGGCCACGTGATTACCAGCGCCACCGAGCATAAGGCGGTGCTGGATGCCTGTGGCTGGCTGGAAAAGCAGGGCCACCCGGTGACCTACCTGAAACCCGCCGCCGATGGCCGCATCGACCCGCAGAGCGTGGCCGAGGCGCTCCGTGAGGACACCGTGCTGGTGAGTGTGATGCACGCCAACAACGAGACCGGGGTGATCAACGATATCGCTGCTATCGGCGCCCTGTGTCGCGACAAGGGCGTGCTGTTCCATACCGATGCGGCCCAGAGTGTGGGCAAGCTGGATCTGAATGTGCAGGCCATGCCGGTGGATATGGTGTCCGTGTGTGCCCACAAGATTTACGGCCCCAAGGGGATCGGTGCCCTGTACGTGCGCCGTTCGCCGGATGTGAAGGTGGCAGCCCAGATCCATGGTGGCGGCCACGAGCGCGGCATGCGTTCCGGCACACTGCCCACTCACCAGATCGTCGGTATGGGCGAAGCCTTCGCTCTGGCGGCACGGGTGCGTGATGAAGAAGGGCCGCGCATTGCCGGGCTGCGCGATCGCCTGTGGCAGGGCATCAGTCAGCTGGAGGGGGTAAGTATCAACGGTGACGGTGCGCCGCGCCTGCCCGGGCATCTGAATGTGGCTTTCGCCGGGGTGGATGGCGAGATGTTGCTCACCGCCCTGAATCAGGCGGCAGTGTCTTCCGGTTCCGCCTGTACCTCTGCGTCCCTGGAGCCGTCCTATGTGCTCAAGGCCATGGGTGTGGCGGATGAGCTGGCCCATGGTTCCATTCGTTTCTCGGTGGGGCGCTTTACTTCGGAGTCGGATATCGATCGAGTGATCGAAAATGTGACCGAGGTCATCCAGCGACTGCGAAACGTCGCCAGTTGA